DNA from Mycobacterium bourgelatii:
CCGAACACGAATGGCGCGCGATGGAAGGCGATTTCAGCGCAGTTGTCAAAGACGCCGCGGTGACACGCATCAATGGCGCCAACTACACGGGCACGCCGGTCCGGACCGACACCACCAGCGGTACGGTGTACCGCACCCTGTTGCTGCGGGTGTCGCCCGACACCGCCGCCGACACCATCGCCCGCTTCGAGGACGAACTGCGGTCGATAGCCCGATACGTGGACACGATCACCGCTTGGCAGTTGAGTCGTGTCGAGGAGCCGGTGGGGACGACCCCGTGGACTCACGTCTTCGAGCAGGGGTTCACCGACGTCGACGGTCTGGTGGGTCAGTACCTGATGCATCCGATCCACTGGGCGATGGTGGACCGCTGGTTCGACCCGGAATGTCCCGACGTGATCGTGCAGGGTCGGGTGTGCCACAGCTTCTGCGTGCTGCCCGACACCGCGAACTGGGATAACTTGCCGTTGGATCGGTAGGCGAAATTCGTTGTGGAGAACCCGCTTTAGCGAGTGCACCACCAGATCCCAACCGAAGGCTTTAAACACTGCTGATTCCTCTGCATCAAAGGAATTTCCCAACATAGTGTTGCGAGCCCTCTGGACACAGGTGTGAGCCGGACTGGTATGTAAGCGTTAGGGCGCCGGTTCACCTCGGCCACAGTGGCCCGCTGTTTAAGGTTGGCGGTGATCACGAGGAAGTCCAAAAGGCATTCTAGTGCAAAAGTTCTCGTTCACCGGCAACCCAGAACGAGGGATTCGACACCTACGACCGGATCACCATCGACTCGATCCGCAACCTTTGCCAGCGTCACTTTCCCTTGCAGAACTCCGCAAGGCAACGTATCCGGAGATCCTTGAGAGCGACGTGCACGTGCCAATCAGCTGGACTTCGTCCGAGGTGTGGCAACCGCTCTGACACCCTGGGCCTTCATCGAAGTCGCGATGTAAAACGTTTCGCACTCTGGTCGACAACAAGACGGAGGTCAGCATCGACACCGGCTTGAGGACCGCTGAGAAGAAGTTGTACACGCTCATGGACGCCGCGACTGCAGTGCCGAGATGACGGAGATGCGGTTCCAACTCGGTTGGATCAATGAGGCAGTGAGATCTCCCGTGCCGCAGGAGATGTGGCGAACGATCGTAAAGGAGATCGGCCTTCCGGAAACGAGGCCGATACTCGATGACGCCGGCTACCTCGCCGAAGAGGACCTCACGACCCCAGCGCGTTTGACGACGAAGACGGTGATCTGTAGACATTGGCCAGATGGCCCTGCGGAGTCGCAGTCCAACGGATGGCTTTGCGGTGCATTTGATCGGCCCAGCGCGACAAGATCCCCAATGTACTGACCGC
Protein-coding regions in this window:
- a CDS encoding Dabb family protein, with product MYSVTRLLDVSESERGRVLDELRAVATGSPYSIVQPTMPGSRNGGDVLAHLRFAAEHEWRAMEGDFSAVVKDAAVTRINGANYTGTPVRTDTTSGTVYRTLLLRVSPDTAADTIARFEDELRSIARYVDTITAWQLSRVEEPVGTTPWTHVFEQGFTDVDGLVGQYLMHPIHWAMVDRWFDPECPDVIVQGRVCHSFCVLPDTANWDNLPLDR